The Leucobacter chromiiresistens genome window below encodes:
- a CDS encoding SRPBCC family protein, with amino-acid sequence MTEASGRVVATERGRDLVLVRSLALSDAEAWAYLTESELTEQWFGPWEGDHRVGGAVRVRMRFEEHEPAVTMKILACEPPRALALLSDEEIGSWRLELHLEPDGDDSLLTFVHHLAPDDAVGEIGPGWEYYLDLLVAATEGTERPGFDQYYPALREAYLAM; translated from the coding sequence ATGACCGAGGCGAGCGGGCGCGTCGTCGCGACGGAGCGCGGCCGGGACCTGGTGCTGGTGCGCTCTCTGGCGCTCAGCGATGCGGAGGCGTGGGCGTACCTCACCGAATCGGAGCTCACCGAGCAGTGGTTCGGCCCGTGGGAGGGCGATCACCGGGTGGGCGGCGCAGTGCGCGTGCGCATGCGCTTCGAGGAGCACGAGCCCGCGGTCACGATGAAGATTCTGGCGTGTGAGCCGCCGCGCGCGCTCGCGCTGCTGTCGGACGAGGAGATCGGATCGTGGCGACTCGAGCTGCACCTCGAGCCCGACGGCGACGACTCCCTGCTCACCTTCGTGCATCACCTCGCACCCGACGACGCCGTGGGGGAGATCGGGCCCGGCTGGGAGTACTACCTCGACCTGCTCGTCGCGGCGACCGAGGGCACCGAGCGCCCCGGCTTCGACCAGTACTACCCGGCACTGCGCGAGGCGTATCTGGCGATGTGA
- the pip gene encoding prolyl aminopeptidase — MSEALRDLYPAIEPYAEGMLDVGDGHSVYWEACGNPDGKPVVFLHGGPGGGCAPDHRRFFDPERYRIVLFDQRGCGRSVPHASAPDADLSTNTTWHLVADIEWLRESLGIERWQVFGGSWGSTLALAYAQTHPQRVTELVLRGIFTLRAAEIRWFYQEGASHLFPDMWEEYLAVIPEAERDDLVAAYHRRLFDADPAVHVPAGVAWTVWENSTIRLLPDLEGIAEARADTVSAVAFARIENHYFSNAGWLEEGQLIRDAAEKLAGIPGVIVQGRYDACTPPETAWDLHRAWPEAHFEMIPDAGHAASEPGIVDALVRATDRFAA, encoded by the coding sequence ATGAGCGAAGCGCTGCGAGACCTGTACCCCGCCATCGAGCCCTACGCGGAGGGCATGCTCGACGTCGGCGACGGCCACTCCGTCTACTGGGAGGCGTGCGGTAATCCTGACGGGAAGCCCGTCGTGTTCCTCCACGGCGGCCCCGGCGGCGGCTGCGCGCCCGATCATCGGCGCTTCTTCGATCCCGAGCGCTACCGCATCGTGCTGTTCGACCAGCGCGGCTGCGGGCGCAGCGTGCCGCACGCGAGCGCGCCCGACGCCGATCTCTCGACGAACACCACCTGGCATCTGGTCGCCGACATCGAGTGGCTGCGCGAGTCGCTCGGCATCGAACGCTGGCAGGTCTTCGGCGGATCATGGGGCTCGACCCTCGCGCTTGCATACGCCCAGACCCACCCGCAGCGGGTGACGGAGCTCGTGCTGCGCGGCATCTTCACGCTGCGCGCCGCCGAGATCCGCTGGTTCTACCAGGAGGGGGCGTCGCACCTCTTCCCCGACATGTGGGAGGAGTACCTCGCGGTCATTCCCGAGGCGGAGCGCGACGACCTCGTCGCCGCCTACCACCGCCGCCTCTTCGACGCCGATCCGGCGGTGCACGTGCCCGCCGGGGTGGCATGGACCGTCTGGGAGAACTCGACGATCAGACTCCTCCCCGACCTCGAGGGCATCGCGGAGGCGCGGGCGGACACGGTGAGCGCCGTCGCATTCGCGCGCATCGAGAACCACTACTTCTCGAACGCGGGGTGGCTCGAGGAGGGTCAGTTGATCCGCGATGCAGCCGAGAAGCTCGCCGGCATCCCCGGCGTCATCGTGCAGGGACGCTACGACGCGTGCACGCCGCCCGAGACGGCGTGGGATCTGCACCGCGCCTGGCCCGAAGCGCACTTCGAGATGATTCCCGACGCGGGGCACGCGGCGAGCGAGCCCGGCATCGTCGACGCGCTCGTGCGCGCCACCGATCGCTTCGCCGCGTGA
- a CDS encoding MGMT family protein: MPSAEFVEAVLDVVVRIPPGRVMTYGDVGIAIGSSAPRAVGRVLALYGHASPWWRVVPASGKPPQGHAALALPHYLDEGTPIRPTGTARAGTARAGTAAAASAPAARRAALSGDYRIALSAARLPYTHDIYGEVAL; this comes from the coding sequence ATGCCCAGCGCCGAATTCGTCGAAGCGGTGCTCGACGTCGTCGTGCGCATTCCGCCGGGGCGCGTCATGACGTACGGCGACGTCGGGATCGCGATCGGCTCGTCCGCTCCGCGCGCCGTCGGCCGCGTGCTCGCACTCTACGGGCACGCGTCGCCGTGGTGGCGGGTCGTGCCCGCCAGCGGCAAGCCCCCGCAGGGCCACGCCGCGCTCGCGCTGCCGCACTACCTCGACGAGGGCACGCCGATCCGCCCGACGGGCACCGCCCGGGCGGGCACCGCCCGGGCGGGCACCGCTGCGGCGGCGAGCGCACCCGCTGCGCGTCGCGCTGCCCTCTCGGGCGATTACCGCATCGCGCTGTCGGCGGCTCGGCTCCCCTACACCCATGACATCTACGGAGAGGTGGCGCTGTGA
- a CDS encoding acyl-CoA dehydrogenase, producing the protein MADLSASSHPRIDPAVVSDALLGKWKTERLESRRLAADPRLHTIPGQSMSDHRERALEQLSILVEAGAIQRAFPAAAGGSDNHGGNIAAFQELVLADPSLQIKSGVQWGLFGAAILHLGTAKHHERWLPDVISLQTPGAFAMTEIGHGSDVASIGTTATYDPETEEFEIHTPFAGAWKDYLGNAALHGRAAVVFAQLITRGVNHGVHAFYVPIRTPEGEMLPGVGSEDDGVKGGLNGIDNGRLHFTRVRVPRENLLNRYGDVAADGTYSSEIDSPGRRFFTMIGTLVQGRVSLDGSAVRAMQAALGIAIRYGSERRQFPGASGRETVLLDYGLHQRRLIPRLAQTYAMQFADERLLTVFDEVFSGAKDTDENREDLETLAAAFKPLSTWAALDTLQEAREACGGAGFIAKNRIVGLRADLDIYVTFEGDNNVLLQLVGKRLLSDYAAQFKNADRAALARAAASQIGNRVSRFGLRVVGQSIADFGQVARSIESMRSPQAQRQLLADRVQTMIGEIALALRDATKGIPKDDRRARAIANENAFNAQQYKLIEAARAHGELLQWEAFTDALEKITDAGSRQVLTWMRDLFGLGIIERNAAWYLTAGRISPHRAESVTAYVDRLISRLRPHALDLIEPFGLTPELLRAEIATGIEAERQQEAHDYVEAQRAAGTWPVHEKELRRRQQEAERRAAGQAKVS; encoded by the coding sequence ATGGCCGACCTCAGCGCATCGTCCCACCCCCGAATCGATCCCGCCGTCGTGAGCGACGCGCTGCTCGGCAAGTGGAAGACCGAGCGGCTCGAGTCACGGAGGCTCGCGGCCGACCCGCGGCTCCACACCATCCCCGGGCAGTCGATGAGCGACCACCGCGAGCGCGCCCTCGAACAGCTGAGCATCCTCGTCGAAGCGGGCGCGATCCAGCGCGCGTTCCCCGCAGCAGCCGGCGGGAGCGATAACCACGGCGGCAACATCGCCGCCTTCCAGGAACTGGTGCTCGCCGACCCCTCGCTGCAGATCAAGAGCGGAGTGCAGTGGGGCCTGTTCGGCGCCGCGATCCTGCACCTCGGCACCGCGAAGCACCACGAGCGCTGGCTGCCCGACGTCATCAGCCTGCAGACGCCGGGCGCGTTCGCGATGACCGAGATCGGGCACGGATCGGACGTCGCATCGATCGGCACCACGGCCACCTACGATCCGGAGACCGAGGAGTTCGAGATCCACACGCCGTTCGCCGGCGCGTGGAAGGACTACCTCGGCAACGCCGCCCTGCACGGGCGCGCCGCCGTGGTGTTCGCGCAGCTCATCACCCGCGGGGTGAACCACGGCGTGCACGCCTTCTACGTGCCGATCCGCACCCCCGAGGGGGAGATGCTGCCCGGCGTCGGCAGTGAGGACGACGGCGTGAAGGGCGGTCTCAACGGGATCGACAACGGGCGCCTGCACTTCACGCGGGTGCGCGTACCGCGCGAGAACCTGCTCAACCGGTACGGCGACGTCGCGGCCGACGGCACCTACTCCTCGGAGATCGACAGCCCCGGCCGACGCTTCTTCACGATGATCGGCACGCTCGTGCAGGGCCGCGTCTCGCTCGACGGATCGGCGGTGCGCGCCATGCAGGCGGCCCTCGGCATCGCGATCCGGTACGGCAGCGAGCGCCGCCAGTTCCCCGGCGCATCCGGGCGTGAGACCGTGCTGCTCGACTACGGCCTGCATCAGCGACGCCTCATCCCGCGCCTCGCGCAGACCTACGCCATGCAGTTCGCCGACGAGCGCCTGCTCACCGTCTTCGACGAGGTGTTCTCGGGGGCGAAGGACACCGACGAGAACCGCGAAGACCTCGAAACGCTCGCAGCGGCGTTCAAGCCGCTATCGACCTGGGCCGCGCTCGACACCCTGCAGGAGGCCCGCGAGGCCTGCGGCGGCGCCGGGTTCATCGCGAAGAACCGCATCGTCGGCCTGCGCGCCGACCTCGACATCTACGTGACCTTCGAGGGCGACAACAACGTGCTGCTGCAACTCGTCGGCAAGCGCCTCCTCAGCGACTACGCCGCGCAGTTCAAGAACGCCGATCGCGCAGCGCTCGCACGCGCCGCCGCCAGCCAGATCGGCAACCGCGTCAGCCGCTTCGGCCTGCGCGTCGTCGGGCAGAGCATCGCCGACTTCGGGCAGGTCGCCCGCTCGATCGAGAGCATGCGCTCGCCGCAGGCGCAGCGGCAGCTGCTCGCGGATCGCGTGCAGACCATGATCGGCGAGATCGCGCTCGCGCTGCGCGACGCGACGAAGGGCATCCCGAAAGACGATCGGCGTGCCCGCGCGATCGCGAACGAGAACGCGTTCAACGCGCAGCAGTACAAGCTCATCGAGGCGGCTCGCGCGCACGGAGAGCTGCTGCAGTGGGAGGCGTTCACCGACGCGCTCGAGAAGATCACTGACGCCGGGTCGCGGCAGGTGCTCACCTGGATGCGAGACCTCTTCGGGCTCGGGATCATCGAGCGCAACGCCGCCTGGTACCTCACCGCCGGGCGGATCTCCCCGCACCGGGCCGAATCGGTGACGGCCTACGTCGACCGCCTCATCTCGCGACTGCGCCCGCACGCACTCGATCTGATCGAGCCGTTCGGGCTCACCCCCGAACTGCTGCGCGCCGAGATCGCGACCGGCATCGAGGCGGAGCGGCAGCAGGAGGCGCACGACTACGTGGAGGCGCAGCGCGCCGCCGGCACCTGGCCCGTGCACGAGAAGGAGCTGCGCCGGCGCCAGCAGGAGGCCGAGCGCCGCGCGGCGGGCCAGGCGAAGGTGAGCTGA
- a CDS encoding LysR substrate-binding domain-containing protein produces the protein MSDTTTAHDPGAPNDAGSAPAPIRLGFARGIAPSKWARRWKAATPGRKLELVPLEVAFGTALDARNRETAAAAAGCDVLIERTAPDARPSGSDGPESTRRAIRLYAESMALVVPADHELAQQESVSLAEIAFVELLDHPDHDAGWPAARSWDDPEWMPKGPRAALALVATGAGAVLLPVPLARHLIDKREHTVLPIRPEAGEQPLDGPVVWAVWNAERDDATVQHLAGILRGRTANSSRESAQEETKRTAPAPRVQAQPKKQAPKLKPNSRGAQLQAAKEKAERKKAEARQAKRRKRR, from the coding sequence GTGAGCGACACGACGACCGCACACGACCCCGGTGCGCCGAACGATGCGGGATCGGCGCCCGCGCCGATCCGCCTCGGGTTCGCCCGCGGCATCGCCCCCAGCAAGTGGGCCCGCCGCTGGAAGGCCGCGACCCCCGGGCGCAAGCTCGAACTCGTGCCGCTGGAGGTCGCCTTCGGCACGGCGCTCGACGCGCGGAATCGGGAGACGGCCGCCGCCGCCGCCGGCTGCGACGTGCTCATCGAGCGCACCGCCCCCGATGCCCGCCCGAGCGGCTCCGACGGCCCGGAGAGCACCCGCCGCGCGATCCGGCTGTACGCCGAATCGATGGCGCTCGTCGTGCCCGCCGACCACGAACTCGCGCAGCAGGAGTCCGTGAGCCTGGCCGAGATCGCCTTCGTCGAGCTGCTCGACCACCCCGATCACGACGCGGGCTGGCCCGCCGCGCGCTCGTGGGACGACCCGGAGTGGATGCCGAAGGGGCCTCGAGCCGCGCTCGCGCTCGTCGCGACGGGCGCCGGGGCCGTACTCCTGCCGGTGCCGCTCGCACGGCACCTCATCGACAAGCGCGAGCACACCGTGCTGCCCATCCGCCCCGAGGCGGGCGAGCAGCCCCTCGACGGCCCCGTCGTCTGGGCGGTCTGGAACGCGGAGCGCGACGACGCGACGGTGCAGCACCTCGCCGGCATCCTGCGCGGGCGCACCGCCAACAGCTCCCGCGAATCCGCGCAGGAGGAGACGAAGCGCACTGCGCCCGCGCCCCGAGTGCAGGCGCAGCCGAAGAAGCAGGCCCCGAAGCTGAAGCCGAACTCGCGCGGCGCGCAGCTCCAGGCGGCCAAGGAGAAGGCGGAGCGCAAGAAGGCGGAGGCCCGGCAGGCGAAGCGGCGGAAGCGCCGCTGA
- a CDS encoding DEAD/DEAH box helicase, translating into MARKRGGGFKPPANYDPHRKPKRAGSAEPRRGRPAAPTEDRVEPSQRAAPGRQSARTAGRASGTDATASRSAANRRETPRAAAPPQRLEARRTTAADAAGLAFGDLGLGGNLIRVLGELGAEKPFPIQAATIPDAVAGRDVLGRARTGSGKTIAFGAALVERLLRLKGQGAFASDPKPAQARKQRGVRETRGATRKPKALILAPTRELALQIDRTVQPLARSVGFYTAQLVGGVPVDPQIHALERGADIIIGTPGRVEDLVARRRLDLREVLVSVIDEADHMCDLGFLEPVQRVLRHTVRGGQRLLFSATLDASVSALIGEFLSDPAVHEAEEAAAMPVDHRVLVVQRAQKNEVLVELAAGGGRTIVFCRTRASAEQVAEMLGAAGITVTALHGNLSQARRELNLAKFTSGRASVLVATDVAARGLHIDGVDLVVQADAPEDAKGYLHRTGRTGRAGEAGSAVLVIPPSREPRTRQLLEEAGVSASFFGPAAPVSAGAATRG; encoded by the coding sequence GTGGCGCGCAAGCGAGGCGGCGGGTTCAAGCCCCCCGCCAACTACGACCCCCACCGCAAGCCGAAGCGCGCCGGGAGCGCCGAGCCGCGCCGCGGGCGACCGGCGGCGCCCACGGAGGATCGCGTCGAGCCGTCGCAGCGGGCTGCGCCGGGGCGGCAGTCAGCCCGAACAGCGGGGCGCGCATCGGGAACGGACGCGACGGCATCGCGATCCGCCGCGAACCGGCGCGAGACCCCCCGCGCCGCCGCGCCGCCGCAGCGACTCGAAGCCCGGCGCACGACCGCCGCGGATGCGGCCGGGCTCGCATTCGGCGACCTCGGGCTCGGGGGCAACCTCATCCGGGTGCTCGGCGAGCTCGGGGCCGAGAAGCCGTTCCCGATCCAGGCGGCGACGATCCCCGACGCGGTCGCCGGCCGCGACGTGCTCGGGCGCGCGCGCACCGGATCCGGCAAGACGATCGCCTTCGGCGCGGCGCTCGTCGAGCGTCTGCTGCGGTTGAAGGGGCAGGGCGCGTTCGCGTCGGACCCGAAGCCCGCCCAGGCGCGGAAGCAGCGGGGCGTGCGCGAGACGCGGGGCGCGACCCGCAAGCCGAAGGCGCTGATCCTCGCACCGACCCGCGAGCTCGCGCTGCAGATCGACCGAACCGTGCAGCCCCTCGCCCGGTCGGTCGGCTTCTACACGGCGCAGCTCGTCGGCGGAGTGCCCGTCGACCCGCAGATCCACGCCCTCGAGCGCGGCGCCGACATCATCATCGGCACCCCGGGGCGGGTCGAAGACCTCGTCGCGCGTCGACGTCTCGACCTGCGCGAGGTGCTCGTCTCCGTCATCGACGAGGCCGACCACATGTGCGACCTCGGGTTCCTCGAACCCGTGCAGCGCGTGCTGCGGCACACGGTGCGCGGCGGCCAGCGGCTGCTGTTCTCCGCGACGCTCGACGCGTCGGTGTCGGCGCTCATCGGGGAGTTCCTCTCCGACCCGGCGGTGCACGAGGCCGAGGAGGCCGCGGCGATGCCGGTCGATCACCGCGTGCTCGTCGTGCAGCGCGCGCAGAAGAACGAGGTGCTCGTCGAACTCGCCGCGGGCGGAGGGCGCACGATCGTGTTCTGCCGCACCCGCGCATCCGCCGAGCAGGTCGCCGAGATGCTCGGCGCCGCCGGCATCACGGTGACCGCGCTCCACGGCAACCTCAGCCAGGCGCGGAGAGAGCTCAACCTCGCGAAGTTCACCTCGGGCCGGGCGAGCGTGCTCGTCGCCACCGACGTCGCGGCGCGCGGCCTCCACATCGACGGCGTCGACCTCGTCGTGCAGGCCGATGCGCCGGAGGACGCGAAGGGGTACCTGCACCGCACCGGCCGCACCGGTCGCGCGGGGGAGGCGGGGAGCGCCGTGCTCGTGATCCCGCCCTCGCGCGAACCGCGCACGCGCCAGCTGCTCGAGGAGGCGGGCGTCAGCGCTTCGTTCTTCGGCCCGGCCGCGCCGGTCTCCGCCGGTGCAGCGACCCGCGGTTGA
- a CDS encoding ASCH domain-containing protein, producing the protein MSADPAVESFWNERRRADPALPEALPEVWAFGATPAHADALLDLVLAGIKTGTASSLWDYEASGDPVPAVGDLSVIIDGSGAPRAVLETTRIDIVPFRDVTAEHAHSEGEGDRTLADWRETHERYWRRYSENERGFAPDMPVICERFMLRYPSA; encoded by the coding sequence ATGAGTGCGGACCCGGCTGTCGAGAGCTTCTGGAACGAACGACGCCGCGCAGACCCCGCACTGCCGGAGGCGCTGCCCGAGGTGTGGGCGTTCGGGGCGACCCCGGCGCACGCCGACGCGCTGCTCGATCTCGTGCTGGCGGGCATCAAGACGGGCACTGCCTCATCGCTCTGGGACTACGAGGCGAGCGGCGATCCGGTGCCCGCCGTCGGCGACCTGAGCGTCATCATCGACGGATCGGGCGCCCCGCGGGCAGTGCTCGAGACGACGCGGATCGACATCGTCCCGTTCCGCGACGTCACCGCCGAGCACGCGCACTCCGAGGGCGAGGGGGATCGCACCCTCGCGGACTGGCGCGAGACGCACGAGCGCTACTGGCGTCGCTACTCGGAGAACGAGCGCGGCTTTGCTCCCGACATGCCGGTGATCTGCGAGCGCTTCATGCTGCGGTACCCGAGCGCGTGA
- a CDS encoding VIT1/CCC1 transporter family protein, producing MSEYNIAKPHDYDHRHADVSAGWLRASVFGAMDGLVSNLGLIAGIAAAGAAPGIVAITGISGLIAGAISMALGEYTSVRTANEQLDAEVRIEREAHLRNPEGEMAELTALLENLGVEPRIAETAAEQVHANADQAVRVHLLSELGVSPEERPSPWVAAFSSLAAFGIGALIPILPFIFGFGTLGFGLAFGAGGLLIAGGLAARFTKRNWLMGAARQLLFGGIAVAVTYTIGSLLGVSVA from the coding sequence ATGAGCGAGTACAACATCGCGAAGCCGCACGACTACGACCACCGTCACGCCGACGTCAGCGCCGGCTGGCTGCGCGCCAGCGTCTTCGGCGCGATGGACGGCCTCGTCTCGAATCTCGGCCTCATCGCGGGCATCGCCGCAGCGGGCGCGGCGCCCGGCATCGTCGCCATCACCGGCATCTCGGGACTCATCGCGGGCGCCATCTCGATGGCCCTCGGCGAGTACACCTCGGTGCGCACGGCCAACGAGCAGCTCGACGCCGAAGTGCGCATCGAGCGGGAGGCGCACCTGCGCAACCCCGAGGGCGAGATGGCGGAGCTCACCGCCCTCCTCGAGAACCTGGGCGTCGAGCCGCGCATCGCCGAGACCGCCGCCGAGCAGGTGCACGCGAACGCCGATCAGGCCGTGCGGGTGCACCTGCTCTCCGAGCTCGGCGTCAGCCCCGAGGAGCGGCCGTCTCCATGGGTCGCCGCGTTCTCATCACTCGCGGCTTTCGGCATCGGCGCGCTGATCCCGATCCTCCCCTTCATCTTCGGCTTCGGCACCCTCGGCTTCGGGCTCGCGTTCGGCGCCGGCGGGCTGCTGATCGCGGGAGGTCTCGCCGCACGGTTCACGAAGCGCAACTGGCTGATGGGCGCCGCGCGGCAGCTGCTGTTCGGCGGCATCGCCGTCGCGGTGACCTACACGATCGGGTCGCTGCTCGGGGTCTCGGTGGCGTAG
- the ypfJ gene encoding KPN_02809 family neutral zinc metallopeptidase: MTFNDNVRIDNSKVRKRRGARTGGMVAGGGIGIALLLALGSQLLGFDLTPFAPAVQQAVGGGTTSEQSEVVLDACKSGADANTDDECRMNATADSLDRFWAGEVGNYRSPGPVILFDGQTQSGCGAASAATGPFYCPADETIYIDVAFFDTLSGEYGASDGSLAQMYVLAHEWGHHISNLIGSLQSTGRETGPASGSVRLELQADCFAGAWVQAASTTTDDQGVTFLKPVTQQQIDDAMSAAAAVGDDHIMESAGVDVNPERFTHGSSEQRQRWFMTGYEEGPTACGTFDVSAADL; encoded by the coding sequence GTGACGTTCAACGACAACGTGCGCATCGACAACAGCAAGGTGCGCAAGCGCCGGGGCGCACGAACCGGCGGGATGGTCGCGGGCGGCGGCATCGGCATCGCACTGCTGCTCGCGCTCGGCTCGCAGCTGCTCGGCTTCGACCTGACCCCGTTCGCCCCCGCGGTGCAGCAGGCGGTGGGCGGCGGCACGACGTCGGAGCAGTCGGAGGTGGTGCTCGACGCATGCAAGAGCGGGGCTGATGCGAACACCGACGACGAGTGCCGCATGAACGCGACCGCCGATTCGCTCGATCGCTTCTGGGCGGGCGAGGTCGGCAACTACCGCTCGCCCGGCCCCGTGATCCTGTTCGACGGTCAGACGCAGTCGGGCTGCGGCGCGGCATCGGCCGCGACCGGCCCGTTCTACTGCCCGGCCGACGAGACCATCTACATCGACGTCGCGTTCTTCGACACCCTCTCGGGGGAGTACGGCGCGTCAGACGGCTCGCTCGCCCAGATGTACGTGCTGGCGCACGAGTGGGGCCACCACATCTCGAACCTCATCGGCTCGCTGCAGAGCACGGGTCGCGAGACGGGCCCCGCTTCGGGGTCCGTACGCCTCGAACTGCAGGCGGATTGCTTCGCGGGCGCGTGGGTGCAGGCCGCGTCGACGACCACCGACGACCAGGGCGTGACGTTCTTGAAGCCGGTCACCCAGCAGCAGATCGACGATGCGATGAGTGCAGCCGCTGCGGTCGGCGACGATCACATCATGGAGTCGGCGGGCGTCGACGTGAACCCCGAGCGGTTCACGCACGGCAGCTCGGAGCAGCGGCAGCGGTGGTTCATGACGGGCTACGAGGAGGGGCCCACGGCCTGCGGCACGTTCGACGTGAGCGCCGCAGACCTGTAG
- a CDS encoding glutaminase yields MPLDLQEILDDVHEAVRPLIGSGSVADYIPRLAAVNPDHFGISVMMTDGTQRSSGDADVEFSIQSISKVFSLALVIAGDGDEIWQRVDREPSGAAFNSLAQLEYKRGIPRNPFMNAGALVVADHLLSLTPDADDPVLDFVRTESGNPDISIDALTAASELAHADRNSSIAHLLRSFGNLINDVDAVLDRYVRQCSIAMSCADLAAAGAFLARRGESADGRLLLSGNQTKRMNAVMLTSGFYDAAGEFAYRVGLPGKSGVGGGILAVVPDVCSICVWGPGLDSSGNSLIGMAALDELTSRTGWSIF; encoded by the coding sequence ATGCCGCTCGACCTGCAGGAGATCCTCGACGATGTGCACGAGGCCGTGCGCCCGCTCATCGGCTCGGGCAGCGTCGCCGACTACATTCCGCGCCTCGCGGCGGTGAACCCCGACCACTTCGGCATCTCCGTCATGATGACCGACGGCACCCAGCGCTCGTCGGGCGATGCCGATGTCGAATTCTCCATCCAGAGCATTTCGAAGGTCTTCTCCCTGGCGCTCGTGATCGCGGGCGACGGCGACGAGATCTGGCAGCGCGTGGATCGCGAGCCCTCGGGCGCGGCGTTCAACTCGCTGGCGCAGCTCGAGTACAAGCGCGGCATTCCCCGCAACCCGTTCATGAATGCCGGCGCGCTCGTCGTCGCCGACCACCTGCTGTCGCTCACGCCCGACGCCGACGACCCGGTGCTCGACTTCGTGCGCACCGAATCGGGCAACCCCGACATCTCGATCGACGCGCTCACCGCGGCATCCGAGCTCGCGCACGCCGACCGCAACTCGTCGATCGCGCACCTGCTGCGGAGCTTCGGCAACCTCATCAACGACGTGGACGCGGTGCTCGACCGGTACGTGCGCCAGTGCTCCATCGCGATGAGCTGCGCCGACCTCGCCGCCGCGGGCGCCTTTCTCGCTCGACGCGGTGAGAGCGCCGACGGCAGGCTGCTGCTCAGCGGCAACCAGACGAAGCGGATGAACGCCGTCATGCTGACCTCGGGCTTCTACGACGCGGCGGGCGAGTTTGCGTACCGCGTCGGCCTGCCCGGCAAATCTGGCGTGGGCGGCGGCATTCTCGCGGTCGTGCCCGACGTGTGCTCGATCTGCGTGTGGGGCCCGGGGCTCGACTCGTCGGGCAACTCGCTGATCGGCATGGCCGCGCTCGACGAGCTCACGTCGCGCACCGGCTGGTCGATCTTCTAG